From a region of the uncultured Desulfobacter sp. genome:
- a CDS encoding PEP-CTERM/exosortase system-associated acyltransferase, whose amino-acid sequence MISNSITYDRFRFGQVIDDDVLKDTFRMRYEVYVDEFGFENKADHPSGLETDEYEQDSIHFACLNETDSVVGTIRLVRNSDKGFPIEHATELRLPGQKPEPDKIGEISRLTVTKDLRRRKEDGMYGVESYLKEKEGGILPDDGTIPKEMEGRKNPIIVLGLYQVMFQESLRIGLTHWYMITEKKLFYALRKYGFLFHQIGEPVQYHGERVPYFADIHELLVNLKQTDEGMFDLMLTGLENEYHPNIP is encoded by the coding sequence ATGATCAGCAATAGTATAACCTACGACAGATTCAGGTTTGGTCAAGTTATAGATGATGATGTCTTAAAAGATACCTTCCGGATGAGGTATGAAGTCTATGTGGATGAGTTCGGGTTTGAAAATAAAGCTGACCATCCCAGTGGACTGGAAACTGATGAATACGAACAAGACTCCATTCATTTTGCCTGTCTAAATGAAACCGATTCCGTGGTCGGTACCATACGACTGGTGCGAAACTCCGACAAAGGCTTTCCCATTGAACATGCCACAGAATTACGTCTTCCAGGTCAAAAACCCGAGCCGGATAAAATTGGGGAAATTTCCAGGCTTACAGTTACCAAAGACCTCAGGCGCCGTAAAGAGGACGGAATGTACGGTGTGGAATCATACTTAAAGGAAAAAGAAGGGGGCATACTACCCGACGATGGGACCATCCCAAAAGAGATGGAGGGCAGGAAAAACCCAATCATTGTACTGGGGCTTTACCAGGTCATGTTCCAAGAGAGTCTGCGAATAGGATTGACCCATTGGTACATGATCACTGAAAAAAAATTATTCTATGCTTTGAGAAAATATGGTTTTCTATTCCACCAGATCGGGGAGCCCGTACAATATCATGGCGAAAGGGTTCCCTATTTTGCCGATATTCATGAACTGCTGGTCAATCTGAAGCAGACTGATGAAGGCATGTTTGACCTGATGCTTACCGGACTGGAAAACGAGTATCACCCGAATATTCCATAA